In the genome of Streptococcus mitis, one region contains:
- a CDS encoding energy coupling factor transporter S component ThiW, translating to MRKHQLQVHKLTILSMMIALDVVLTPIFRIEGMAPMSSVVNILAGIMMGPVYALAMATVTAFIRMTTQGIPPLALTGATFGALLAGLFYKYGRKFYFSALGEILGTGIIGSIVSYPVMVLFTGSAAKLSWFIYTPRFFGATLIGTAISFIAFRFLIKQEFFKKVQGYFFAERID from the coding sequence ATGAGAAAGCACCAATTGCAAGTTCACAAATTAACCATTTTATCCATGATGATTGCCCTTGATGTAGTCCTTACGCCTATCTTTCGGATTGAGGGAATGGCACCGATGTCCAGTGTAGTCAATATTCTAGCAGGAATCATGATGGGACCTGTTTATGCTTTGGCTATGGCTACAGTCACAGCCTTTATCCGCATGACGACTCAAGGGATTCCGCCTTTAGCTCTCACAGGAGCGACTTTTGGAGCCCTCCTTGCAGGTCTCTTTTATAAGTATGGTCGAAAATTTTATTTTTCTGCCTTGGGAGAAATTTTGGGAACAGGTATTATTGGTTCTATTGTTTCTTATCCTGTTATGGTACTTTTTACAGGATCAGCTGCTAAGCTCAGCTGGTTTATCTACACTCCTCGATTTTTCGGAGCAACCTTGATTGGTACAGCGATTTCCTTTATTGCCTTTCGATTTTTAATCAAGCAGGAATTCTTTAAAAAAGTGCAGGGATATTTCTTTGCTGAAAGGATAGACTGA
- a CDS encoding thiaminase II has translation MEFTDIAMELSKEAWQASFHHPFILQLQEGNLDPSIFRYYLIQDAYYLNAFSEIYHLLADKTSNQEMKRLLKQNAQSLVEGELFIRQQFFKELEISDQEMEQHPIAPTCYHYISHIYRQFAEPNLGIAFASLLPCPWLYHDIGKSLNLKPSPNPLYQQWIETYITDELEQQIREEGALVNQLYRESDETDKKKMLDAFHISVHMESKFWQMAYQHQTWKSDLHSLEKGEE, from the coding sequence ATGGAATTTACAGATATTGCGATGGAATTATCCAAGGAAGCTTGGCAGGCTTCTTTTCATCATCCCTTTATTTTACAATTACAAGAGGGAAATTTAGACCCGTCCATTTTCCGCTATTACCTGATTCAGGATGCCTACTATCTGAATGCTTTCTCAGAAATCTATCACCTTTTGGCTGATAAGACTTCAAACCAAGAGATGAAAAGACTCTTGAAACAAAATGCTCAGAGTCTAGTGGAGGGTGAGTTATTTATCCGCCAACAATTTTTCAAGGAATTGGAAATCAGCGATCAGGAAATGGAGCAACATCCAATCGCTCCAACCTGCTATCATTACATTTCTCACATTTATCGGCAATTTGCAGAGCCAAACTTGGGCATTGCCTTTGCAAGTTTGTTGCCTTGTCCTTGGTTATACCATGATATAGGCAAATCACTTAATCTTAAACCGTCACCAAATCCTCTCTATCAACAATGGATTGAAACTTATATTACGGATGAGTTAGAGCAGCAGATCAGAGAGGAGGGAGCCCTGGTCAATCAACTCTATCGCGAAAGTGATGAGACAGACAAGAAAAAAATGCTAGATGCCTTCCACATCAGTGTTCACATGGAATCCAAGTTTTGGCAAATGGCCTACCAACACCAGACATGGAAGAGTGATTTACACTCTTTGGAAAAAGGAGAAGAATAG
- a CDS encoding cobalt ABC transporter permease: MVKVATQTPIISLFLLILSLETSFIPSIALNLSVVAFCILFMLYYRRFKMLAWMILLAILPSLANYWAVQLHGDASQAVMLGTRAFVTVCIGLVFVSSISLKEFLLYLAQKGLSRSWAYALIVVFNSFPLIQQEIKSLKEACLLRGQELHIWSPLIYSKILMTVFRWRHLYLRALSAHGYDEHAQLKNSYRTFYIPKRTIFIYLLFFLLLQTSLFL, encoded by the coding sequence ATGGTTAAAGTAGCAACCCAGACACCGATTATCAGTCTCTTCTTGCTGATTTTATCCTTGGAAACATCTTTTATTCCTTCTATTGCTCTTAATCTCTCAGTAGTTGCATTTTGTATTCTCTTTATGCTCTATTACCGTCGATTTAAGATGTTGGCTTGGATGATTCTACTCGCCATTTTGCCATCTTTGGCCAACTACTGGGCAGTTCAGTTACATGGAGATGCTTCGCAGGCAGTCATGCTTGGAACGAGGGCCTTTGTGACCGTTTGTATTGGTCTTGTCTTTGTTTCCTCTATTTCCCTAAAAGAGTTTCTCTTGTACTTGGCTCAAAAGGGGTTATCACGCTCTTGGGCCTATGCCTTGATTGTGGTATTCAATTCCTTCCCCCTTATTCAGCAAGAAATCAAGTCCCTCAAGGAAGCGTGCTTATTACGCGGTCAAGAACTGCATATTTGGTCTCCCTTGATTTACAGCAAGATTCTGATGACAGTCTTTAGGTGGCGTCATCTTTATCTGAGAGCTCTGTCGGCGCATGGATATGACGAACATGCACAGTTGAAGAATAGCTATCGGACTTTTTATATTCCTAAAAGGACAATATTCATCTACCTGCTTTTCTTTTTATTGCTTCAAACCAGTCTATTTTTATAA